The nucleotide sequence CCACGTTTGCTGTGATTGATCTGGTCAATCCCAGAGCTACTGGGGAGTTTGGCTGGACCATCTCTGAGGAAAGCGAGAATCTGGCTGTCAAAGAACTGCCGGAAATTGCAGCTCAGGCAGGGATCAACTGGATCAAATATCCTCTCTGGAATGTAATGGAATCTGATGATATCCATCGCACGAGCCAGGTTGCAGAAATGCTGGACCAGTTTACCAATCGGGGAATTACTCCCGTGGGACTGTTGAATCATCCACCGAAGAAATTACGATCACAGTTCGCGAAAGACTGGCTGGGAGTGAGTGGGATTTTCACAATGCCGTCGAGCTTCTGGTCTCCTTCTCTGGAGGAAGTTTTTGCCCGCTATACTTCTCTGGTGAATTACTGGCAGTTGGGAGGCGATGATGACAACAGTTTCATAGGGCTGCAGAACCTGAATGAAACTCTGAAAAAAGTGAAGTCGCAGCTGGATTTAATCGGTCGAGATACTCATGTAGGCATTCACTGGGACTGGAAGACTCCACTGCCGACAGACAGTATGCCCCAGAGTTTTGTATCCATTAATAATGCCGAACGACTTTCCGCTGTCGAACTGGCACGTGAGCTTCAGAATGCCCGATTGTCCCCCGGTGGCAGCCCGCGCTGGGTAACACTTACTCCACTGCCAAAAGATGAATACTCTGCTGAAGCGCGGGGGATTGATCTGGCAAAACGCATGGTGACAGCAAAATACCTGGGGGCAGATGTGATTTTCGCATCGTCAGTGTTCCACGAACAGCACGGATTACTCAATCGAAATGGATCTCCGACTTTATTGTTTCTGCCCTGGAGAACCGTTGCAATTGCATTACAGGGGGCGCGGTATCAGGGTGCCTTCAATATGCCTAACAAGAGCACGAATCATGTCTTCATGCGAGATGATGAGGCGATTGTCGTCGTCTGGAATGACGAACCAACAGAAGAGGTGATTTATCTGGGTGAAGATGTGGTTGCGACTGACATCTGGGGCAGACGCATTTCGCTGGAGCGTGACGCGAACACGCATCGTCATACTTTACGGGTCGGTTCTTCTCCCATGATTCTGCGAAAGTGTAATCAACAGATTGCCAACTGGAGGCTGGCGGCTCAATTTGAGATCGGCAAGTCCAGAAGTGAGTATGGAGGTCACCCAGATGCGGTGCTGGGGAAAAATACATTTCTGCAGAGCGTTCGTGGGAAAGCGGTTTTAAATGTACCCCGGGGATGGGAAGTGGAACCACAGGAATGGGTCTTCGATACCGGTGCAGGTGAAAAATACCGCCTGGAAACCTTCATGACGTTGCCTTCCAATGCAAGCCTGGGCAGGAAGGATGTTTCCATCGATTTTGATATCTTTGCAGAACGCAAATATTCCATTCGGGTCCACAGGCCTTACCACGTAGGTTTAGGCGATATCATGGTTCAGGTTAATGATAAAAAACTCAAGGGAAACGTACTGGAAATCGAACAGGTGATTGTCAACAATACTTCGCCTCTTGAGACACTTCAGTTTCGCTGCAGTTTGTTTATACCGAACATGAAGCGTATGCAACGATTTATTACCGAACTGAAACATGGTCAGGACCGAAAGTTGTATTACATTCCGAATGCAGACGCTTTAAAAGGAAAAGAACTCTGGCTGAGAGCCGAACAGGTGAATGGCCGGCGTATTCTGAACTACCGCTGGACAGTGGGCGAGAACTGGGATAAGCCTGATACGATTTCAAGAAAGCAGAGAAGAACAGAAAACGCTATAAGTGTGCGATAACGGATCAACTTTATTTCAGGCAGCAGAAAGATCATCATCTGCGTCTTCCGCAATTTCCGCCGTCTCGTGCTCTTCGCTCACTTCTTCGGCAGCAGATTCCAGGTCTGTTTCTTCTTCGGTCTGAGCGACTGGTTGTCCCGGCTTTTCGGGTCTGATCCGTAGAGTTTCGCCCATAGGTAAGTCATCCAGGTTTTTCAGCCCGAAAATTTCCAGAAATTTGCGTGTCGACTCATATAGAAACGGTCGACCAAGTGAGTCATCTTTTCCACCGATTCTGACCAGTCCACGATCCATTAACTGCTTTAACATTTCAGCGCTCTGGACACCCCGGATTGATTCAATGTCGGCGCGGGTAATGGGTTGTCGATACACAACGATGGCCAGTGTTTCCATGGCGGGAGAAGAGAGTTTGAGGGCCGCCTGTCTCTGGTGTAGTTTGTTCAGCCAGAAGGAAAATTGCGGTTGTGTCATCATCTGGTAGCCAGTTGCGACACGTTTGATGTGAAACGCGGAGTGTGTCGCTTCGAGTGCCGCATTGAGCTGGTCAATCAGTTCTCTGGCTTCACTGGCATTGGCAAGAGTTGCCAGTTGCGCTATTTTCCTTGTGGAAAGTGCACTGTCGGCTACGAAAAGCACTGCTTCCACTTTTGCCATCTTTAAGGTCCGTCGGGTTTCAACGTCCGAACCGGAATGAAACTGCAGCTGATGATCCAGCTGGGAACGGATTAAAAAATTCCAGCGAAAGGCATTCGCTGATGTCTGCCGGACTGGAGAGGCGAGACTGGCAGACGCCGAGACCGTCCTGTCTCTGTTGAAGGAGCAATATGGAAGCGAGTCGCGATGCAGCATTAATGTATTACCGAACCGTAAAGTTTTGAGAGTAGGTCGCCACTTTCTGGCTGATTTCGTCTTCCACGGTCAGTTTCATGATATGGGGGCCCAGAGAAATATTTCTGGGGATTTCAAACTTATAACTGTGAAAGTAATCTTTGCGGACATTGCGGCAGAGATCTTCGGTTGTATCGAAAGGAATCTCTGCAACCAGATCTCCATTACTGCCTGCTTTGAAAATCTGAATTTTCGATTTGAGGAGTGTGCGATACATGCCATCCGCGGTCAGTTCGCTGGTGAAGTTTTCAATTTCAGAATACACAAGAACCGGACGGCCTGGAGTATACTCATCTCGTTCGAAGCGTTCGTAGCTTCCGAAGCTGTTAATCTTATGACAGAAAGCGACATTTTTCAGGGAAAGGTTAGCTTTTTCCTGCAGTCTGGCCGTCGCCTGGCGGAGTTGTGTAACAGTTTGTGTCGCACGGTCCGCCTGATCGGGGATGGCATCCTGATCAAAATAATTTGCAACCGCCCAGAACGTCTGCTGCCAGAATTCCTGATCGGCAGGATCAATTCCCGGGATCGCCTCCAGTGCGCGTTCGTGCTGATTTGCCATCAGGTACAGCATGCGAAGATACACATGACGTTCGATATAATGTTGTTTTTCAGCCGGAGTCGAGCCTGGTTGAAGCTGAGAAATTTCTGCTTCAGCAACAGAGATCAACTGCTGTAATTGATCTGCGGAAGACAGGTTTGCTGGATTCGTGTCTGCATAACCCGCAGGCGTAGCCAGTTCGACTGTCTGGGGTACCGCAGGTTGCATCTGGATATTTGAGGGGGAGAGAGTCTGGGGGGCATTTTCCTGCTGTCCGATAATCGCGGTACTCGTTCGAGAAATTCCACTTTGTAAAGCGGACGTTCCCTGCTGAAACGCCGTCGACAAGCGATTTTTCAATGGCCCGACAACAGGAATATTATTGAGTCCCTGGCTGATTGTTTGTGAGGTGGAATAAGCCTGAGGTTGGGTTGGTCCCATGGCAGGCAGCCCGTTTTGAGGGTTGGGACCGATCCCTTCCAGATTTCCCAGCTGAACCGGATTGCTTGTCATGACCTGCTGGTTTGCATCAGGTGAAATCTGGCCTGGGGGTGCCAGTTGCTGGCCACTGGCCTGGATGACGGGGGCTTCAGATCCACCTGGCACACTGTGTCCAAGGCCCGGCAGGGAGACCTGCGAAAGAGAAGCTGTATCGTTCTCTGCAAGTTGCTCATGCTGCATACTGTTTACCATTCTCCGTGTACGAAGAATGTTTTTAATCATTTCCGGATCGACACCTTTGAAGCTGCTCAGGTATTGAGTGCGTTCCTGAGGAGTCGCATCTTTCAATTCTTCGTTGATGTAGGCAAGCAGTTCTGCATTATGGGTGATGACTTTGGCTGGTGTCTGATCTTCGACACCGCCTTCTTTTTCTGTCTCTGGACTGGTTTCCTCTGATTGATCCGCGGCAGCGACTGTTGTTTCTGTTTCTTCTGTATTCTTAGTTTTCGGCCTGGCTGCAAATGACTTTCCCCACTTCCATGGCGCAGCAGGTGCTGTCCAGGCCATTGACTGTTTGCCTGGTGCAGAACTGCAGCCATTGAGTGATAAAAAAATTAATACAGCAGGGAAAACCATGCTGAGCCGGAAATACTTCATTTCGTTGCCCGGATCATTGGGGTAAAGGGCTCAATTAATGGAGGAGCACTGTACTTGTGCCAAACATTGAATCATTTGAAGGGGATTGGAGAATCAGGTCGAAACTGAATCTGTAACGAGTATCTGAAATGACAGGACACGCGTTTTATGAAAAATCATAAAATGAAGCAAGATCGATTCAAGATTCAGACGAGTCCAACCGGCAGAATGGAGCAGCCTGGTTCCATGGGTGAGCCGTCTGGCAGGAAATGTGAGTTCGGGCAGTGTGCGTAAGTCTATTTATGGTAATCTCTTAGTATGTATTCTGCGCGGCATTGCAGAGAAGGTCTTACCACGATTTGCCTTCATATTATTTATTTCGTGTGTACGCTTTGATGTGTAATCCAGGCAGTCTCAATGGACCATGGTTCAAATCAGGAGCATGGTTCCAACAATATTATCACCACATCATTCAGTTTGCGGGCAATTCCCAATTGCTGTCGAATAATTCTGCCCAGACGGTTTCATTTTTAAATGTGCCATCTTTTTGTTTTTGAAACTGGATGACGGCAATATCTCCCAGTTTGGGAAAGAGCCAGGAGTTGGAAGCCAGAAAATCTTTTTCATGCATCGTATGGCCTGAATTGATGACAACATAGCGATTTGGATTTAACGGGTTGGGATAGATCAGGGCAACGCCGTGGTTTTGTGTATCATACTTTTTGCCATTCACCGTAATGTACTCTTTGGTCCATTCGACTGGCAGGTCTTCCAGGACTTTTGCGATCATGGCATTTGATCCCGGGTCCCCAAACAGAATCAGATTTTTGTTCTGGATGTCCTGGTCGGAAACTTCAGTATCTTTGATCACAGGAACTTTCGCTCTCAGCCATTTGTCGAATTCTTTTTCAAAGAGTGACAAGACAGAAGTTGCCCACTCATTCTGTTGTGGCGTCCATGGTGTGCCGGTTCCGGTGACGCAAACAAAGGGAAGCGTAAACGCATCGTCAATCGGGCCTTGCAGGTCGTGGCGTTTTCTCAGGTTGGGGTTTTCGATGAATGACTTCGAATCTTCATACTTTAAAACGTCCCAGCCATTATTGCCTTTCACAAAATAAACTTGTGGCAGCAGGCCATTCGCCGCCGATTCAAGTGGCAGCAGATTCCCGTCGAGTTCCACCTTGGGGGCAATATTTCGAGCGATTGAAAGTGCAGCAACGTTCTCAGTAGTCAGAATCAGGTTACCTGATTCTTCATCCACGCCACCTTCGACCAGGGTAGGCTCATACATCTCATCAAGCTCTTCAATTCTTACCCATTCGCATTCATTGAATTTTGGTGTGTAGGTAATAAAGCGAATCTGTTTTTTACCAGGCCAGCCAGGACGTCCTGTCTTTGAATGTTCTAAGAGTTTGGCCAGGAAATCCTGATA is from Gimesia maris and encodes:
- the scpB gene encoding SMC-Scp complex subunit ScpB; translated protein: MLHRDSLPYCSFNRDRTVSASASLASPVRQTSANAFRWNFLIRSQLDHQLQFHSGSDVETRRTLKMAKVEAVLFVADSALSTRKIAQLATLANASEARELIDQLNAALEATHSAFHIKRVATGYQMMTQPQFSFWLNKLHQRQAALKLSSPAMETLAIVVYRQPITRADIESIRGVQSAEMLKQLMDRGLVRIGGKDDSLGRPFLYESTRKFLEIFGLKNLDDLPMGETLRIRPEKPGQPVAQTEEETDLESAAEEVSEEHETAEIAEDADDDLSAA